The proteins below are encoded in one region of Sphingobium yanoikuyae:
- the leuB gene encoding 3-isopropylmalate dehydrogenase: MLIALFPGDGIGPEIVTQAKRVLDALAIDGLTYEEGLVGGSAYKAVGHPLPPETLDIAKRADAILFGAVGDPDCDSLERHLRPEQAILGLRKELGLFSNLRPAKVFPELAHESALKPEVAGSIDLLIVRETNGDVYFGEKGMRTTTDGLREGYDIMSYNEAEVRRIAHAGFQAARARRGKLCSVDKANVLETSQLWRDVVIEVSAEYPDVALTHMYVDNAAMQLVRNPGQFDVIVTGNMFGDILSDQASMCVGSIGMLASATLNGSGQGLYEPIHGSAPDIAGQGKANPLATILSAAMMLRYSLNLPEPADRIEAAVAKALADGARSPDLGGTMNTVEMGDAVLAAL; this comes from the coding sequence ATGTTGATCGCCCTGTTCCCTGGAGATGGTATCGGCCCCGAGATCGTCACGCAGGCGAAGCGCGTGCTTGATGCGCTGGCGATCGACGGCCTCACCTATGAAGAGGGGCTGGTTGGCGGTTCGGCCTATAAGGCGGTCGGCCATCCGCTGCCGCCCGAGACGCTGGACATCGCCAAGCGCGCCGACGCCATCCTATTCGGCGCGGTCGGTGATCCCGACTGCGACTCGCTGGAACGCCATCTGCGTCCGGAGCAGGCGATCCTGGGCCTGCGCAAGGAACTGGGCCTGTTCTCGAACCTGCGCCCGGCCAAGGTCTTTCCCGAACTGGCGCATGAAAGCGCGCTGAAGCCCGAAGTGGCCGGCTCGATCGACCTGCTGATCGTGCGCGAGACCAATGGCGACGTCTATTTCGGCGAAAAGGGCATGCGCACCACCACTGATGGCCTGCGCGAAGGCTATGACATCATGTCCTATAACGAGGCCGAGGTGCGCCGCATCGCCCATGCCGGCTTCCAGGCGGCCCGTGCCCGTCGCGGCAAGCTCTGCTCGGTCGACAAGGCCAATGTGCTGGAAACCAGCCAGCTGTGGCGCGACGTGGTGATCGAGGTGTCGGCCGAATATCCCGACGTCGCCTTGACCCACATGTATGTCGACAATGCCGCGATGCAGCTGGTCCGCAATCCCGGCCAGTTCGATGTCATCGTCACCGGCAACATGTTCGGCGATATCCTGTCGGATCAGGCGAGCATGTGCGTCGGCTCGATCGGCATGCTGGCATCGGCGACGCTGAACGGCAGCGGCCAGGGCCTTTATGAACCGATCCACGGTTCGGCGCCCGACATTGCTGGCCAGGGCAAGGCCAATCCGCTGGCGACCATCCTGTCGGCGGCGATGATGCTGCGTTATTCGCTGAACCTGCCCGAGCCGGCCGACCGGATCGAGGCGGCGGTGGCCAAGGCGCTCGCCGACGGCGCGCGTTCGCCGGATCTGGGCGGCACGATGAACACGGTGGAGATGGGCGACGCGGTCCTCGCGGCGCTCTGA
- the recO gene encoding DNA repair protein RecO: MPVLITSGIVCALRAHGEHSAVARLLTPDHGLVAGYVRGGRSRALRPVLLPGNAVKAEFRVRTEDQLASLTIELEHSRAPLLGEPLPAAAIDWACALTAAALPEGTPYPTLYEALDGVLGAVEAAPAARGWAAALVRYELLLLAELGFGLDLSRCAATGTADDLAFVSPRSAAAVSRAGAEGYEARLLPLPPFLLQGGAGDWPQIMDGLRLTGFFLERSVLTERRADVLAARERLVDRLKRAVA, encoded by the coding sequence ATGCCCGTCCTCATCACATCCGGTATCGTCTGCGCGCTGCGTGCCCATGGCGAACATAGCGCGGTCGCGCGGCTGTTGACGCCCGATCATGGCCTGGTCGCGGGCTATGTGCGCGGCGGGCGGTCGCGGGCGCTGCGCCCGGTGCTGCTGCCGGGCAATGCGGTGAAGGCCGAGTTTCGCGTCCGTACCGAAGATCAGCTCGCGAGCCTGACCATCGAACTGGAGCATAGCCGCGCGCCGCTGCTGGGCGAGCCATTGCCGGCCGCAGCGATCGACTGGGCCTGCGCGCTGACGGCAGCCGCTTTGCCGGAGGGAACGCCCTATCCGACGCTCTACGAGGCGCTGGACGGCGTGCTTGGCGCAGTCGAGGCGGCGCCGGCGGCGCGCGGCTGGGCGGCGGCTTTGGTCCGCTACGAATTGCTGTTGCTGGCGGAGCTGGGTTTCGGCCTTGATCTGAGCCGTTGCGCCGCCACCGGAACTGCCGACGACCTGGCCTTTGTCAGCCCGCGCAGCGCGGCGGCAGTCAGCCGGGCCGGGGCGGAGGGCTATGAGGCGCGCCTGCTGCCGCTGCCGCCTTTCCTGTTGCAGGGCGGGGCCGGAGACTGGCCGCAGATCATGGATGGATTGCGCCTGACCGGCTTCTTCCTGGAGCGGTCGGTGCTGACCGAAAGGCGGGCCGATGTGCTGGCCGCGCGTGAAAGACTGGTCGACCGGCTGAAAAGAGCGGTTGCGTAA
- a CDS encoding TerC family protein: protein MDFLTTDFLDKPIWMWALFLTIIIALLALDLGVLHRKQREIGVRESVKLAGFYIAIGLAFGGWIAWQMGQEAAVAYLTGFVVEKSLALDNVFVIAMIFSFFHVPRRYQHEVLFWGIIGVIVLRAIMIGLGAALVQNVSWALYFFAAILIFTGIRMLWTVSKEQTMEGNRLLGFLRRHMRVTDRVEGDHFFVRQPAEPGGKPLLHATPLFLALVMIEIADVIFAVDSVPAIFAITTDPYLVYTSNIFAILGLRALYFALAAAVHRFHYLKYALSVVLIFIGAKIFLADALGLEKIPPAFSLLVTAGVLGAGIGLSLWRTRGEAQPQH, encoded by the coding sequence ATGGATTTCCTGACGACCGACTTTCTCGACAAGCCCATCTGGATGTGGGCGCTCTTCCTGACGATCATCATCGCATTGCTGGCGCTGGATCTGGGCGTGCTGCATCGCAAGCAGCGCGAGATCGGCGTGCGCGAGAGCGTGAAGCTGGCCGGTTTCTACATCGCCATCGGCCTTGCCTTTGGCGGCTGGATCGCCTGGCAGATGGGGCAGGAGGCGGCGGTCGCCTATCTCACCGGTTTCGTCGTCGAAAAATCGCTCGCGCTCGACAATGTCTTCGTCATCGCGATGATCTTCTCCTTCTTTCATGTGCCGCGCCGCTATCAGCATGAGGTGCTGTTCTGGGGCATCATCGGCGTGATCGTCCTGCGCGCGATCATGATCGGTCTGGGTGCGGCGCTGGTCCAGAATGTCTCCTGGGCGCTCTATTTCTTCGCGGCGATCCTGATCTTTACCGGCATCCGCATGTTGTGGACGGTCAGCAAGGAACAGACGATGGAGGGCAACCGGCTGCTCGGTTTCCTGCGCCGTCACATGCGCGTGACCGACCGGGTGGAGGGCGACCATTTCTTCGTGCGCCAGCCGGCCGAGCCGGGCGGCAAGCCGCTGCTCCATGCGACGCCGCTGTTCCTGGCGCTGGTGATGATCGAGATTGCCGATGTCATCTTCGCGGTGGATTCGGTGCCGGCGATCTTCGCCATCACCACCGATCCCTATCTGGTCTATACCTCCAACATCTTCGCGATCCTGGGGCTGCGTGCGCTCTATTTCGCGCTCGCGGCGGCGGTCCACCGCTTCCATTATCTCAAATATGCGCTGTCGGTGGTGCTGATCTTCATCGGTGCCAAGATCTTCCTGGCCGATGCACTGGGGCTGGAGAAGATCCCGCCTGCCTTTTCCCTGCTGGTGACCGCCGGGGTGCTGGGCGCAGGTATCGGCCTGTCGCTGTGGCGCACCCGTGGCGAGGCGCAGCCGCAACATTAG
- a CDS encoding acetyl-CoA hydrolase/transferase family protein yields MASDRIGHAGFAAKRRSAQDAAALIADGMTVGMSGFTGSGYPKAVPLALADRITAAHSAGDPFRVKVWTGASTGPELDGALAKADGVEFRLPYNSDPIARERINRGEMQYFDMHLSQVAPMAWQGFLGELDVAVVEVTGITPDGLLIPSASVGNNKTWLDRAKGIILEVNSWQNAALEGMHDIYYGTALPPSRVPIPLTRADDRIGEPYFRVDPAKVLAVVETDSPDRNAPFTPPDDSARAIAGHLLEFLGHEVKMGRIPASLLPLQSGVGNIANAVLTGLIDAPFDNMVSYTEVIQDGMLDLLESGKLRMASATAFSLSPEAAARLNADMARFRNKMILRPQEISNHPELVRRLGCIAMNGLIEADIYGNVNSTHVMGSRIQNGIGGSGDFARNAYLSIFMTPSTAKQGKISAIVPHASHVDHINQDVQVIVTEQGLADLRGLAPRQRAELIINNCAHPDYRPMLKDYFRRAMQGSYGLQSPMLPAEAFAWHQRFIDTGTMMPG; encoded by the coding sequence ATGGCATCGGATCGTATCGGTCATGCAGGGTTCGCGGCAAAAAGACGCAGCGCGCAGGACGCAGCTGCCCTGATTGCCGACGGCATGACCGTGGGCATGAGCGGCTTCACCGGATCAGGCTATCCCAAGGCAGTTCCTCTGGCCCTCGCCGACCGAATCACCGCCGCCCATTCGGCCGGCGATCCGTTCCGGGTGAAGGTGTGGACCGGCGCGTCGACCGGGCCGGAACTGGACGGTGCGCTCGCGAAGGCCGACGGCGTCGAATTTCGTCTTCCCTATAATAGCGATCCGATCGCCCGCGAGCGGATCAACCGCGGCGAGATGCAATATTTCGACATGCATCTGAGCCAGGTCGCGCCGATGGCGTGGCAGGGCTTTTTGGGCGAACTGGATGTCGCCGTGGTCGAAGTGACCGGCATCACCCCCGACGGCCTGCTGATCCCGTCCGCTTCGGTCGGCAACAACAAGACCTGGCTCGATCGTGCCAAGGGCATCATCCTGGAGGTCAATAGCTGGCAGAATGCCGCGCTCGAAGGGATGCATGACATTTATTACGGCACCGCGCTGCCGCCCAGCCGCGTGCCGATCCCACTGACCCGCGCGGACGATCGCATCGGCGAACCCTATTTCCGCGTCGATCCCGCCAAGGTGCTGGCGGTGGTCGAAACCGACTCGCCCGATCGCAACGCGCCCTTCACCCCGCCCGATGACAGTGCGCGGGCGATTGCCGGCCATCTGCTCGAATTTCTGGGTCATGAAGTGAAGATGGGCCGCATCCCGGCGTCGCTGCTGCCGCTCCAGTCGGGCGTCGGCAATATCGCCAATGCCGTGCTGACCGGCCTGATCGACGCGCCGTTCGACAATATGGTCTCCTACACGGAGGTCATTCAGGACGGCATGCTCGACCTGCTGGAATCCGGCAAGCTGCGCATGGCGAGCGCCACCGCCTTCTCGCTCAGCCCCGAGGCGGCGGCGCGGCTCAATGCCGACATGGCCCGTTTCCGCAACAAGATGATCCTGCGCCCGCAGGAAATCAGCAACCATCCCGAGCTGGTTCGCCGCCTGGGCTGTATCGCCATGAACGGCCTCATCGAGGCGGATATCTATGGCAATGTGAACTCAACCCATGTCATGGGATCGCGTATCCAGAACGGCATCGGTGGATCGGGCGACTTTGCTCGTAACGCCTATCTGTCGATCTTCATGACGCCCTCGACCGCCAAGCAGGGCAAGATTTCGGCGATCGTGCCGCATGCCAGCCATGTCGACCATATCAATCAGGACGTGCAGGTGATCGTCACCGAACAGGGGCTGGCCGACCTGCGCGGGCTGGCGCCGCGCCAGCGGGCCGAACTGATCATCAACAATTGCGCCCATCCCGATTATCGTCCGATGCTGAAGGATTATTTCAGGCGGGCGATGCAGGGCAGCTATGGCCTGCAGTCGCCGATGCTGCCGGCCGAGGCCTTCGCCTGGCACCAGCGCTTCATCGATACCGGCACGATGATGCCGGGCTGA
- a CDS encoding LysR substrate-binding domain-containing protein: protein MSDLLLSIRTFIRLCEKPSFTRVAAEMHASHTTIARRLDQVEAHFGTVLFHRTTRRLVPTPEADQLLVHARTLVDALEVAEQELRPVQGDVSGTVRIGVTTALGLYYLGLLSLLSDQHPGLRIDMAMTDWQRDLVQDRLDLALRVGPVGDDMLVVHRLGALPRMLVAHPDYVARHGLPASADDLPSHRCIAYGYGDLPAKWTVDGRDQLISGPFRSDNSEAVHRAALAGLGIAMLPAVRVADDLEAGRLVRVLPASQIDPIDILAVHPALKRLPARARLVLDFLKANFPGDPPQR, encoded by the coding sequence ATGAGCGACCTGCTTCTTTCGATCCGCACCTTCATACGGCTATGTGAAAAGCCCAGTTTCACGCGCGTCGCCGCCGAAATGCATGCGAGCCACACCACCATAGCGCGACGGCTCGATCAGGTGGAAGCCCATTTTGGCACCGTGCTGTTTCATCGCACCACGCGCCGGCTGGTCCCGACGCCCGAAGCCGACCAGTTGCTGGTCCATGCCCGCACGCTGGTCGACGCGCTGGAAGTGGCCGAACAGGAATTGCGCCCGGTCCAGGGCGATGTCAGCGGCACGGTGCGGATCGGCGTCACCACTGCGCTGGGCCTCTATTATCTGGGCCTGCTGAGCCTGTTGAGCGATCAGCATCCCGGCCTGCGGATCGACATGGCGATGACCGACTGGCAGCGCGATCTGGTCCAAGACCGGCTCGATCTGGCCCTGCGTGTGGGCCCGGTCGGGGACGATATGCTGGTCGTCCATCGGCTCGGTGCCCTGCCCCGCATGCTGGTCGCCCATCCCGACTATGTCGCGCGCCATGGCCTGCCAGCCAGCGCCGACGATCTGCCCAGCCATCGCTGTATCGCCTATGGCTATGGCGACCTGCCCGCCAAATGGACGGTTGACGGTCGCGACCAGTTGATCAGCGGCCCGTTCCGCAGCGACAATAGCGAGGCGGTGCATCGCGCCGCGCTCGCCGGCCTCGGCATCGCGATGCTGCCCGCCGTGCGGGTGGCGGACGATCTGGAGGCGGGGCGCCTCGTGCGCGTCCTCCCCGCCAGCCAGATCGACCCAATCGACATATTGGCGGTGCATCCCGCGCTGAAGCGCCTGCCCGCCCGCGCCCGGCTGGTGCTCGATTTCCTGAAGGCGAATTTCCCCGGCGACCCGCCCCAGCGCTAG
- a CDS encoding methyl-accepting chemotaxis protein produces the protein MNVERPMESIRLAGARMLMWLFWLNVPALMLIGWWLKAPDAEIGALAAALLALLPTHMVRRRDISGPARMTLAVTSVAIPALYVFLLRGHGWQMDMHMGFFAALAAQTVLLDRRALLVAAGVTALHHLILNYSYPAWVFASEGDLPRVLVHALIVVIQTLMLWWIVSLLTQTIRLQTEERQRSEGLRKEADAAKERAEVALAELERAQTIATRQRAIEEAARRAEEASERRRLVADALEARLGAVVGDLGQLAGQLSASKQWLFDLLDRTTQRSAELRKAHARADGDVRAVAQDTEKLAISINGVGGSASHTRDNALRGAMATRALTPEVDMLSATVDSASSIVALISQIAAQSRTLSLNAGIEAARSGSEVRGFAVVASEMKSLAAQTAEATRQIDIYLQDIRRAADSVSGAIDVATQSADTIDRSTAGIVDDVAEQIRATGEIAAATEEMARHIAEAASQAEALSLALAEAQSAMGETDAAATALSSRSQELQETVRNVLEELRAA, from the coding sequence ATGAACGTCGAACGCCCGATGGAAAGCATCCGCCTGGCCGGCGCGCGCATGCTGATGTGGCTATTCTGGCTGAATGTGCCGGCGCTCATGCTGATCGGCTGGTGGCTGAAGGCGCCCGACGCGGAGATCGGCGCGCTGGCTGCCGCGCTGCTGGCGTTGCTGCCGACCCATATGGTCCGGCGGCGCGATATTTCGGGGCCGGCGCGCATGACGCTGGCGGTGACATCGGTGGCGATCCCGGCGCTCTATGTCTTCCTGCTGCGCGGCCATGGCTGGCAGATGGATATGCATATGGGCTTCTTTGCGGCGCTGGCAGCGCAGACCGTGCTGCTCGATCGGCGGGCGTTGCTGGTCGCGGCCGGCGTGACGGCGCTCCATCATCTCATCCTCAACTATAGCTATCCCGCCTGGGTGTTCGCCAGCGAGGGCGATCTGCCGCGTGTATTGGTGCATGCGCTGATCGTGGTGATCCAGACCCTGATGCTGTGGTGGATCGTGTCGCTGCTGACCCAGACCATCCGCCTGCAGACCGAGGAGCGGCAGCGGAGCGAAGGTCTGCGCAAGGAAGCCGATGCGGCGAAGGAGCGGGCCGAGGTAGCGCTGGCCGAACTGGAGCGGGCGCAGACGATTGCCACCCGGCAGCGCGCGATCGAGGAGGCGGCGCGGCGGGCCGAAGAGGCAAGCGAGCGGCGTCGGCTGGTGGCCGATGCGCTGGAGGCGCGATTGGGCGCGGTGGTCGGCGATCTGGGCCAACTGGCGGGGCAATTGTCGGCCAGCAAGCAATGGCTGTTCGATCTGCTCGATCGGACGACCCAGCGCTCGGCCGAATTGCGCAAGGCCCATGCCCGCGCCGATGGCGATGTCCGCGCGGTGGCGCAGGATACGGAAAAGCTGGCCATTTCGATCAATGGCGTGGGCGGCAGCGCCAGCCACACCCGCGACAATGCGTTGCGTGGCGCGATGGCAACCCGTGCGCTGACGCCGGAGGTCGACATGCTGTCGGCGACGGTCGATTCCGCCAGTTCGATCGTCGCGCTGATTTCCCAGATCGCGGCGCAGAGCCGAACCCTGTCGCTCAATGCCGGGATCGAGGCGGCACGCAGCGGCAGCGAAGTGCGCGGTTTTGCCGTCGTGGCATCGGAGATGAAGAGCCTGGCCGCGCAGACGGCCGAGGCGACCCGCCAGATCGACATCTATCTGCAGGATATACGGCGCGCGGCCGACAGCGTGTCGGGCGCGATCGATGTCGCGACCCAATCGGCCGACACGATCGACCGGTCGACCGCCGGCATCGTCGATGATGTGGCGGAACAGATACGCGCCACTGGCGAGATCGCGGCCGCGACCGAGGAAATGGCCCGCCATATCGCCGAAGCGGCGTCCCAGGCCGAAGCGCTGAGCCTGGCGCTGGCGGAGGCGCAATCGGCCATGGGTGAAACCGACGCGGCGGCGACGGCCTTGTCCAGTCGTTCGCAGGAATTGCAGGAAACGGTGCGTAACGTGCTGGAGGAACTGCGCGCCGCCTAG
- the uvrC gene encoding excinuclease ABC subunit UvrC → MSQPQSPDRFNEDKATYTVTGSQPDIDAGVEAIRTTLKTLPTRPGVYRMQDARGDVLYVGKARALKNRVANYTQVDRLPNRLRRMVAQTRSMTIVTTNSEAEALLLEAQLIKRYRPPYNVLLRDDKSFPFILLREDHAFPRVQKHRGARKYKGRYYGPFASAGSVTRTINALQKLFLLRSCTDSFFANRSRPCLLYQIKRCSAPCVDRIDTAGYAELVQDAQDFLGGKSTAVQQKLGAAMEAAAEALDFEQAAMIRDRLKALTFIQGSQAINAEGLGDADIFALAEKGGSMCIQAFFIRGGQNWGHRSFFPVHTNDVATEEVLESFMAQFYEEVPPPKLILTDREPAECELMGLALSERLGSKVRIEVPQRGERTRLIKQAQRNAVEALDRRLAETTTQAKILDEMVEAFGLDGVPDRIEIYDNSHIQGAHALGAMVVAGPEGFRKNAYRKFNMKNPDISNDDFAMMREMFERRFGRAAREDPDRDGGEWPDLVLIDGGKGQLSAARAMLEDMGIEDVCMIGIAKGPHHGRDGREVFHLMDGREVSFPINHPLLFYMQRLRDEAHRFAIGAHRAKRSKAITVSSLDEVPGIGPARKKALLMHFGTARAVRDAALEDLQRAPGVSNAVAQQVYDYFHG, encoded by the coding sequence ATGTCGCAGCCGCAATCCCCCGACCGTTTCAACGAAGACAAGGCGACCTATACCGTCACCGGCAGCCAGCCCGATATCGATGCGGGGGTGGAGGCGATCCGCACGACGCTCAAGACCTTGCCGACCCGGCCCGGCGTTTATCGGATGCAGGATGCGCGTGGCGATGTCCTCTATGTCGGCAAGGCGCGGGCGCTGAAGAACCGGGTCGCCAATTATACCCAGGTCGACCGGCTGCCCAACCGGCTGCGGCGCATGGTAGCGCAGACGCGCAGCATGACCATCGTCACCACCAACAGCGAGGCGGAAGCGCTGCTGCTGGAGGCGCAGCTCATCAAGCGCTATCGCCCGCCCTATAATGTCCTGCTGCGCGACGACAAAAGCTTCCCCTTCATCCTGTTGCGCGAGGATCATGCCTTTCCCCGCGTGCAGAAGCATCGCGGCGCGCGCAAATATAAGGGGCGCTATTATGGCCCCTTCGCCAGCGCTGGATCGGTGACGCGGACGATCAACGCGCTGCAAAAGCTGTTCCTGCTGCGGTCCTGTACCGACAGCTTCTTCGCCAATCGCTCGCGGCCCTGCCTGCTGTACCAGATCAAGCGCTGCTCGGCGCCCTGCGTCGATCGCATCGACACGGCCGGCTATGCTGAACTGGTGCAGGACGCGCAGGATTTCCTGGGTGGCAAGTCGACCGCCGTGCAGCAGAAGCTGGGCGCGGCGATGGAGGCAGCGGCCGAGGCGTTGGATTTCGAGCAGGCGGCGATGATCCGCGACCGGCTTAAGGCGCTGACCTTCATCCAGGGATCGCAGGCGATCAACGCCGAGGGGCTGGGCGACGCCGATATCTTCGCCCTGGCGGAGAAGGGCGGATCGATGTGCATCCAGGCCTTCTTCATTCGCGGCGGCCAGAATTGGGGGCATCGCAGCTTCTTCCCGGTCCACACCAATGACGTGGCGACCGAAGAGGTGCTGGAAAGCTTCATGGCGCAATTCTACGAGGAAGTGCCGCCGCCCAAGCTGATCCTGACCGATCGCGAGCCGGCCGAATGCGAACTGATGGGGCTGGCGCTGAGCGAAAGGCTGGGCAGCAAGGTTCGGATCGAGGTACCCCAGCGCGGCGAGCGCACGCGGCTTATCAAGCAGGCGCAGCGCAACGCGGTGGAGGCGCTCGACCGACGTCTGGCCGAGACGACGACCCAAGCCAAGATATTGGACGAGATGGTCGAGGCTTTCGGGCTGGACGGCGTGCCCGATCGGATCGAGATTTACGACAATAGCCATATCCAGGGCGCCCATGCGCTGGGGGCAATGGTGGTCGCCGGGCCGGAGGGCTTCCGCAAGAACGCCTATCGCAAGTTCAACATGAAGAACCCGGACATCTCGAACGACGATTTCGCGATGATGCGCGAGATGTTCGAGCGGCGCTTCGGCCGGGCGGCGCGCGAAGACCCTGATCGCGACGGCGGAGAATGGCCCGATCTGGTGCTGATCGACGGCGGCAAGGGGCAGTTGTCGGCGGCGCGGGCGATGCTGGAGGATATGGGCATCGAGGATGTCTGCATGATCGGCATCGCCAAGGGGCCGCATCATGGCCGCGACGGGCGCGAGGTTTTCCACCTGATGGATGGCCGGGAGGTGAGTTTTCCGATCAACCATCCGCTGCTCTTCTACATGCAGCGCCTGCGCGATGAAGCGCATCGCTTTGCCATCGGCGCGCATCGGGCGAAGCGCAGCAAGGCGATCACCGTGTCGTCGCTCGACGAGGTGCCTGGCATCGGCCCGGCCCGGAAAAAGGCGCTTTTGATGCATTTTGGCACGGCGCGGGCGGTGCGCGATGCGGCGCTGGAGGATCTGCAACGCGCACCCGGCGTGTCGAACGCGGTGGCCCAGCAGGTCTATGATTATTTCCACGGCTGA
- a CDS encoding NAD(P)-dependent alcohol dehydrogenase, translating into MATKAYGANAADKPLEALDIERRAVGPHDVAIDIAYCGVCHSDLHQVRSEWDGTLYPCVPGHEIVGHVTAVGDHVSAFKVGDTVGVGCMVDSCQGCPSCDDGLEQYCESGFVGTYNGKTDDAPGHTLGGYSQNIVVKDKFVLKISHPADQLAAVAPLLCAGITTYSPLRHWKVGPGQKVGIVGIGGLGHMGIKLAHAMGAKVVAFTTSESKRQDALDLGADEVVVSRNAEEMQAHANSFDFILNTVAASHNLDAFTTLLKRDGTMTLVGVPEHAHPSPNVGALIFKRRSIAGSLIGGIAETQEMLDFCAEKGIVADIEMIRIQDIEDAYARMQKSDVKYRFVIDNATLAA; encoded by the coding sequence ATGGCCACCAAAGCCTATGGCGCCAACGCCGCCGACAAGCCGCTCGAAGCCCTCGACATCGAACGCCGCGCCGTCGGTCCGCATGATGTCGCGATCGATATCGCCTATTGCGGCGTCTGCCATTCGGACCTGCACCAGGTCCGTTCCGAATGGGACGGCACCCTCTATCCCTGCGTTCCCGGCCATGAGATCGTCGGTCATGTGACCGCCGTTGGCGATCATGTCAGCGCCTTCAAGGTCGGCGACACGGTCGGCGTTGGCTGCATGGTCGACAGCTGCCAGGGCTGTCCCTCCTGCGACGATGGGCTGGAACAATATTGCGAGAGCGGCTTTGTCGGCACCTATAATGGCAAGACCGATGATGCGCCGGGCCACACGCTGGGCGGCTATTCGCAGAATATCGTGGTGAAGGACAAGTTCGTCCTGAAGATCAGCCACCCCGCCGATCAGCTCGCTGCCGTAGCGCCGCTGCTGTGCGCGGGCATCACCACCTATTCGCCGCTGCGCCACTGGAAGGTCGGCCCCGGCCAGAAGGTCGGCATCGTCGGAATCGGCGGCCTGGGCCATATGGGCATCAAGCTGGCCCATGCCATGGGCGCCAAGGTGGTCGCCTTCACCACCTCGGAATCCAAGCGCCAGGACGCGCTGGACCTGGGCGCGGACGAAGTCGTCGTCTCGCGCAATGCCGAAGAGATGCAGGCCCATGCCAACAGCTTCGACTTCATCCTGAACACGGTTGCGGCAAGCCATAATCTCGACGCCTTCACCACCCTGCTGAAGCGCGACGGGACGATGACGCTGGTCGGCGTGCCCGAACATGCCCACCCTTCGCCCAATGTCGGCGCGCTGATCTTCAAGCGCCGCAGCATCGCCGGCTCGCTGATCGGCGGCATCGCCGAGACCCAGGAGATGCTCGACTTCTGCGCCGAGAAGGGCATCGTCGCCGATATCGAGATGATCCGCATCCAGGACATCGAAGACGCCTATGCCCGCATGCAGAAGAGCGACGTCAAATATCGCTTCGTGATCGACAACGCCACGCTGGCGGCCTGA
- a CDS encoding GNAT family N-acetyltransferase, with protein MLALLPFTPDHFPTLSGWFGSDADVVQWGGPYVHFPLSDEQMTAMLDEGRSNPPARLCWMAQDGDRLVGHVQIAFDWRNGNATLGRVAIAPDARGRGLAVPMLRLALASAFAFDAVERLELNVYAWNRPAIRSYERLGFVTEGVRLSSVRVGDARWDTAIMRMLRSEWTDGTPA; from the coding sequence ATGCTGGCCCTCCTTCCCTTCACCCCCGATCATTTCCCCACCCTGTCGGGCTGGTTTGGCAGCGACGCGGATGTCGTTCAGTGGGGCGGGCCCTATGTCCATTTCCCGCTGTCCGACGAACAGATGACGGCGATGCTGGACGAAGGCCGCAGCAATCCGCCCGCGCGCCTGTGCTGGATGGCGCAGGACGGCGATCGACTGGTCGGCCATGTCCAGATCGCCTTCGACTGGCGCAACGGCAATGCCACGCTGGGCCGGGTCGCGATCGCGCCCGATGCGCGGGGCCGGGGTCTGGCGGTGCCGATGCTGCGCCTTGCGCTCGCCAGCGCCTTTGCCTTCGACGCCGTCGAGCGGCTGGAACTCAATGTCTATGCCTGGAACCGCCCCGCCATCCGCAGCTATGAACGGCTGGGCTTCGTGACCGAAGGCGTCCGCCTGTCCTCCGTCCGGGTCGGCGATGCGCGATGGGATACCGCGATCATGCGAATGCTGCGATCCGAATGGACCGACGGCACGCCAGCCTGA